One window of Stigmatopora nigra isolate UIUO_SnigA chromosome 14, RoL_Snig_1.1, whole genome shotgun sequence genomic DNA carries:
- the LOC144207241 gene encoding serine/threonine-protein phosphatase 2A 55 kDa regulatory subunit B beta isoform isoform X2: MKCFSRYLPYIFRPPSTILSTTCHTEADIISTVEFNSSGELLATGDKGGRVVVFQREQESKSQPQRRGEYNVYSTFQSHEPEFDYLKSLEIEEKINKIKWLPQQNAAYFLLSTNDKTVKLWKISERDKRPEGYNLKDDDGRIRDPSTITSLRVPVLQPMDLMVEATARRVFSNAHTYHINSISVNSDLQTYISTDDLRVNLWNLEITDRSFNIVDIKPANMEELTEVITSAEFHPQHCHTFAYSSSKGSIRLCDMREAALCDKHCKYFEEPEDPATRSFFSEIISSISDIKFSHNGRYLMTRDYLTVKVWDLQMENKPLETYQVHDYLRGKLCSLYENDCIFDKFECVWNGSDSVIMTGSYNNFFRMFDRNTKRDVTLEASRENSKPRAILKPRKVCVGGKRRKDEISVDSLDFSKKILHTTWHPHENIIAVAATNNLYIFQDKVN; the protein is encoded by the exons CTGACATTATCTCAACAGTGGAGTTTAACTCATCGGGGGAGCTGTTGGCCACTGGGGATAAAGGAGGCCGAGTGGTTGTCTTCCAAAGAGAGCAGGAG AGCAAAAGTCAACCCCAACGTCGAGGGGAGTACAATGTTTACAGCACATTCCAGAGCCACGAACCAGAGTTTGACTACCTGAAGAGTTTAGAAATAGAGGAGAAGATCAACAAGATCAAATGGCTTCCACAACAGAATGCCGCCTACTTTCTACTTTCAACCAATG ACAAGACGGTGAAGCTGTGGAAGATCAGCGAAAGGGACAAACGGCCAGAGGGCTACAATTTGAAGGACGATGACGGACGCATCAGGGACCCGTCCACCATCACGTCACTACGA GTGCCGGTGCTGCAACCGATGGATTTGATGGTTGAAGCCACAGCCAGACGAGTGTTCAGTAACGCCCACACCTACCACATCAACTCCATCTCTGTGAACTCCGACCTCCAGACCTACATCTCCACCGATGACCTCCGAGTGAACCTGTGGAATCTGGAAATCACTGACCGTAGCTTCA ACATTGTGGATATAAAGCCAGCCAATATGGAGGAGCTGACTGAAGTGATCACCTCAGCAGAGTTTCACCCCCAGCATTGTCATACTTTTGCATACAGCAGCAGCAAGGGCTCAATAAGACTGTGTGACATGAGGGAGGCTGCACTCTGTGACAAGCACTGTAAAT ACTTCGAGGAGCCGGAAGATCCCGCCACACGCTCCTTTTTCTCCGAAATCATCTCGTCAATTTCTGACATCAAGTTCAGCCACAACGGACGTTACTTGATGACAAGGGACTACCTCACAGTGAAAGTGTGGGACCTACAAATGGAGAACAAGCCGCTTGAGACGTACCAG gTCCATGACTACTTACGAGGCAAACTTTGTTCCCTCTACGAGAACGACTGCATCTTTGACAAGTTTGAGTGTGTCTGGAACGGATCAGACAG CGTCATAATGACTGGCTCATACAACAACTTCTTTCGAATGTTCGACCGGAACACCAAACGGGACGTCACACTGGAAGCCTCCAGAGAGAACAGCAAGCCCCGAGCCATTCTCAAACCCCGCAAG GTGTGCGTAGGCGGCAAACGCAGAAAAGACGAGATCAGCGTGGACAGCTTAGATTTCAGTAAGAAGATCCTTCACACGACGTGGCATCCGCACGAGAACATCATCGCCGTTGCGGCCACCAACAATCTTTACATCTTCCAAGACAAGGTCAACTGA